Proteins from a genomic interval of Physeter macrocephalus isolate SW-GA chromosome 21, ASM283717v5, whole genome shotgun sequence:
- the LOC102975833 gene encoding testis-expressed protein 13A-like, which produces MAVNFNDPACGFLQREVVDFLNKQIRQAGVSPYFSSLCESKSWGDMEKKLRDIVTNSGISGRLREACAWSSLALAVRFAERQKSKDKEKIKKLQEQLEEQKLLTNALRGTVNRLRGIQEREKEKAQSQLQQSLTNLHRVEEERNLLRSELLRVLSSQSQQQARTQGEEKEKEAQTSGMLTCSYGTASCWLRGEAGKGSDQEAQTSGMLMCSYGTASRWLRGEAGKGSDQEAQTSGMLMCSYGTASRWLRGEAGKGSDQETAAAPGMAALGGEAKKDKVISLWGNNEVVANFSCPQFLGAGAQAGQLLPLNLSQFSYSYPPTVSLAGATGEAAAAPPVKNSRTRWDRKHSHTRKFLPETLKQYQYPGVSHSARRTIRRRMGDWDCAWCHSMNFLWRTMCFKCKKSWHTRESRGSPPN; this is translated from the coding sequence ATGGCTGTAAATTTTAATGACCCAGCCTGTGGCTTCCTTCAGAGGGAGGTTGTAGATTTCTTAAATAAGCAAATACGTCAAGCTGGAGTCAGTCCCTACTTCTCCTCGTTGTGCGAGAGCAAGTCTTGGGGGGATATGGAGAAGAAGTTGAGGGACATTGTGACTAACTCAGGTATATCGGGACGCCTCAGGGAGGCTTGTGCCTGGAGCTCCCTGGCCCTAGCAGTGCGGTTTGCTGAGAGGCAGAAGTcgaaggataaagaaaagataaaaaagctCCAGGAGCAGCTCGAGGAGCAGAAGCTTCTCACGAATGCCTTGAGGGGGACGGTGAATAGACTCCGGGGGAtacaagagagggaaaaggagaaggccCAGTCCCAGCTTCAGCAGAGCCTCACAAACCTTCATAGAGTAGAGGAAGAGCGAAATTTACTCAGGAGTGAGCTTCTTAGGGTGTTAAGCAGTCAGTCTCAGCAGCAGGCCAGAActcagggagaggagaaggaaaaggaggcacAGACGTCTGGGATGCTGACGTGTTCTTACGGCACAGCAAGTTGCTGGCTGAGGGGGGAGGCGGGGAAGGGATCAGACCAGGAGGCACAGACGTCAGGGATGCTGATGTGTTCTTACGGCACAGCAAGTCGCTGGCTGAGGGGGGAGGCGGGGAAGGGATCAGACCAGGAGGCACAGACGTCAGGGATGCTGATGTGTTCTTATGGCACAGCAAGTCGCTGGCTGAGGGGGGAGGCGGGGAAGGGATCAGACCAAGAGACCGCTGCTGCTCCTGGGATGGCTGCTCTAGGgggagaggcaaagaaggacaaaGTGATTTCTCTATGGGGGAACAACGAGGTGGTAGCTAATTTTTCTTGCCCTCAGTTCTTGGGTGCTGGGGCCCAGGCTGGTCAACTGCTACCCCTTAATCTCTCTCAATTCTCTTATTCATATCCACCTACAGTTTCTCTCGCAGGAGCAACAGGTGAAGCTGCAGCAGCTCCTCCTGTGAAAAATTCCAGAACTAGGTGGGATAGAAAGCATAGCCATACCAGGAAGTTCTTGCCAGAAACGCTTAAGCAATACCAATACCCTGGCGTCTCTCACTCTGCAAGACGTACCATCAGGCGCAGAATGGGAGACTGGGACTGTGCTTGGTGTCATTCGATGAATTTCTTATGGCGAACGATGtgctttaaatgtaaaaaatccTGGCACACAAGGGAAAGTAGAGGCTCTCCCCCCAATTAG